A region from the Mya arenaria isolate MELC-2E11 chromosome 2, ASM2691426v1 genome encodes:
- the LOC128207918 gene encoding protein transport protein Sec24C-like, which translates to MSAPQFPGQYGQGPPASYGNPPVSQPPGMYNGQPVQGGQYGEPMKQPVQNGPQMGHPGTMGGPQGDGGQFGAPRPGGPGMYMPRGPAPPGQPGRPMGPGPNTSQMTNQMGNMNISGPSRGPAPGQMGGPPRSSIPAGYGPPPAGKGPAPGMAPSGNMLPGGPSSGLHQQPPSSSMAGPQRMSGPPSSMAGQRMSGPPSSMAGPPSSMTGTPGSMTGPPSSMAGPPGSMAGPPSSMAGPSGMGGPHGANAGYGQPPVSYGQSQPGQHQAPGRGPTPTSTAGFGSQPSSTGYGQPPSSSTGYGVPPATSGYGQPPISSFSQPQGHPGFPPSGSVSSQPGMVGGMRPPGGLPQMPGAPPTSYSGSPHQGPPGSMGMDRNTPTSFTSQPPHGMMHQGGQQRFSGPQPGQPGQPGFPPPPGGQQYQPPPPHAPGGQFPGAPPQGQYGQGYPGAPGPSSGMQPAMQQPPQKRLDPDQMPSPIQVIEDDRRSRSGVFSTGGKGPVPPLVTTPFITQDQGNCNPAFMRSTMYNVPCTSDMLKNSHIPFSLTISPFARLQPEENPPPVVNLGELGPVRCKRCKAYMSPVMMFIDGGRRFQCVFCGAATDVPNEYFAHLDHTGRRVDSYDRPELCLGSYEFVATKDYCKNGVVPKEPAFIFMIDVSYNSVKSGLVNLICERLKKDILVNLPKDIGADESEIRVGFVTYSKEIHFYNVKGTLAQPQMLVVSDLEDMFVPLLDGFLVKLSESEAVIDSLLAQIPLMFAESRETEVVLGPVIQAGLDALKSADRTGKLYIFHTSLPIGEAPGKLKNRDDRKLLGTDKEKTLLTQQSKFYSQLGQECVAAGCSVDMFFFPNSYCDVATISDVCRLTSGSLYKYSYFQGDLDGDRFIEDLKNNVQSQRAFDAIVRVRTSTGIRPVDFLGNFYMSNTTDVEMCAIDSNQALAVEIKHDDKLNEQEGAYIQVAVLFTSVSGQRRLRIHNLSLNCCTQLADLFRNCELDTLVNYMSKIAIRNILNKSPRETREQIMTEVANILACYRKNCASPSSAGQLILPECMKLLPLYGNCVIKNDGIQGGQEISTDDRSYLMHLINSMDVKSSCAFFYPRLLPLHDLDPNGTDMPAAVRCSSERLQDDGAYLLENGVSMFIWLGHNVDPDWIQKVFGVQSAAQIDIDKCRLLELENEISHRVRQVVNVVRSQRNRYMKLTIVRQRDELERWFNHFLVEDKSLNGSASYVDFLCHIHKEIRNLLN; encoded by the exons ATGTCGGCACCACAGTTTCCCGGCCAGTATGGTCAGGGCCCGCCAGCCAGCTACGGTAACCCTCCAGTGTCGCAGCCACCTGGCATGTACAATGGCCAACCTGTACAGG GTGGACAGTATGGAGAACCAATGAAGCAGCCAGTTCAGAATGGACCACAAATGGGGCACCCAGGAACGATGGGTGGACCACAGGGAGATGGCGGCCAGTTTGGTGCACCTAG ACCTGGAGGTCCAGGCATGTATATGCCACGAGGTCCAGCCCCCCCTGGCCAGCCTGGCAGACCAATGGGACCTGGCCCCAATACTTCTCAG ATGACCAACCAAAtgggaaatatgaacatctcgGGCCCTTCAAGGGGACCAGCCCCAGGCCAAATG GGAGGCCCTCCCCGAAGTAGTATCCCGGCTGGTTATGGACCGCCTCCCGCTGGTAAGGGTCCTGCGCCTGGCATGGCTCCTTCAGGCAACATGCTCCCAGGAGGTCCCTCCAGTGGCTTGCATCAACAGCCCCCATCCTCCAGCATGGCAGGACCTCAGAGAATGTCTGGGCCTCCGAGCAGCATGGCAGGACAGAGAATGTCTGGGCCTCCGAGCAGCATGGCAGGGCCTCCAAGCAGCATGACAGGGACTCCTGGCAGCATGACAGGGCCTCCGAGCAGCATGGCAGGGCCTCCAGGCAGTATGGCAGGGCCTCCGAGCAGCATGGCAGGGCCATCCGGCATGGGTGGACCTCACGGAGCTAACGCTGGCTATGGTCAGCCACCAGTCAGCTATGGCCAGTCCCAACCAGGTCAGCATCAAGCACCAGGCAGGGGTCCCACACCTACATCTACAGCAGGGTTTGGATCCCAGCCATCATCCACTGGGTATGGCCAGCCTCCATCTTCCAGCACTGGGTATGGGGTTCCACCAGCCACAAGTGGTTATGGCCAGCCTCCGATAAGCAGCTTCAGCCAACCCCAAGGACATCCTGGCTTTCCTCCCTCAGGGTCTGTTTCAAGCCAGCCAGGAATGGTTGGAGGCATGAGACCACCAGGGGGGCTGCCCCAAATGCCAGGTGCCCCGCCCACTTCTTACAGTGGTAGCCCCCACCAGGGCCCACCTGGCTCAATGGGAATGGATAGGAACACTCCAACAAGCTTTACTAGTCAACCTCCACATGGAATGATGCACCAAGGAGGCCAACAAA GGTTTAGTGGTCCCCAGCCAGGACAGCCCGGACAGCCAGGGTTTCCGCCCCCACCTGGCGGCCAGCAGTACCAGCCCCCTCCCCCTCATGCCCCTGGTGGCCAGTTTCCTGGAGCCCCACCCCAAGGCCAGTATGGTCAGGGATACCCCGGTGCCCCTGGACCCTCCTCTGGCATGCAGCCAGCCATGCAGCAACCCCCACAGAAGAGGCTAGACCCAGACCAGATGCCTAGCCCT ATCCAGGTGATAGAGGATGACCGTCGCAGTCGGAGCGGTGTGTTCAGTACAGGAGGGAAGGGACCGGTGCCTCCTCTTGTCACCACACCCTTCATTACACAGGATCAAG GCAATTGTAACCCTGCGTTCATGCGGTCCACGATGTACAATGTGCCATGTACATCAGACATGCTGAAGAACAGCCACATCCCATTCTCTCTAACAATCTCACCCTTTGCCAGACTCCAGCCAGAGGAG AACCCGCCTCCTGTAGTTAACCTGGGTGAACTGGGTCCAGTGAGATGTAAGCGCTGTAAGGCATATATGAGCCCCGTTATGATGTTCATCGATGGAGGCCGCAGGTTTCAGTGTGTCTTTTGTGGGGCCGCTACAGATG TGCCTAATGAGTACTTTGCCCATCTTGACCACACTGGCCGTCGAGTGGATAGCTATGACCGGCCAGAGCTCTGTCTCGGATCGTACGAGTTTGTGGCTACCAAAGACTACTGTAAG aatGGAGTTGTGCCAAAAGAACCAGCATTTATCTTCATGATCGATGTCTCATACAACTCTGTGAAGAGTGGCCTTGTGAACCTCATTTGTGAGAGGTTGAAAAAGGACATTCTCGTCAATTTGCcaaa GGATATAGGAGCTGACGAGTCTGAGATCCGGGTGGGCTTTGTCACCTACAGCAAGGAGATACACTTCTACAATGTCAAG GGTACACTTGCCCAGCCGCAGATGTTGGTGGTGTCTGATCTCGAAGACATGTTTGTGCCGCTGCTGGATGGCTTCCTCGTGAAACTCTCTGAGTCAGAAGCCGTCATTGACAG CCTGCTGGCACAGATCCCGCTGATGTTTGCAGAGTCGCGGGAAACAGAGGTTGTGTTAGGCCCAGTGATCCAGGCAGGCCTTGATGCCCTTAAGTCAGCTGACCGCACAGGCAAACTGTACATCTTCCACACCTCATTGCCCATTGGGGAGGCGCCGGGCAAACTTAAAAACAGGGACGACAGGAAACTGCTGGGGACTGACAAAGAGAAG ACACTCCTGACACAGCAGTCCAAATTTTACAGCCAGCTAGGCCAGGAATGTGTAGCAGCAGGCTGTAGCGTAGACATGTTCTTCTTTCCAAACTCATACTGTGACGTTGCCACCATCTCTGACGTGTGTAGACTCACTTCAGGCAGTCTGTACAAGTACAGCTACTTCCAG GGTGACCTGGATGGGGACCGGTTTATCGAGGACCTGAAGAACAATGTGCAGAGTCAGCGGGCATTTGATGCCATCGTCCGCGTCAGAACCAGCACAG GAATTCGACCGGTTGATTTCCTTGGGAATTTCTACATGTCCAATACAACAGATGTTGAAATGTGTGCTATAGACAGTAATCAAGCTTTAGCTGTTGAGATTAAACATGATGACAAGTTAAATGAACAGGAAGGGGCGTACATCCAAGTGGCTGTCCTGTTTACTAGTGTTAGTGGTCAGAGACGCTTACGCATACACAATCTTTCCCTAAACTGTTGTACTCAATTAGCAGACTTATTCAGAAACTGTGAATTGGATACTTTAGTGAATTACATGTCTAAGATAG CGATtagaaacatattaaacaagTCGCCTAGGGAGACTCGGGAGCAAATAATGACAGAGGTGGCGAACATCCTGGCCTGCTACAGGAAGAATTGTGCCAGCCCGTCCTCTGCCGGCCAGCTAATCCTTCCGGAGTGCATGAAGTTGCTGCCCCTCTATGGCAACTGCGTCATCAAGAATGACGGCATACAGGGAG GCCAGGAGATATCTACTGATGACCGTAGCTACCTAATGCACCTTATAAACTCTATGGATGTTAAGTCTTCCTGCGCATTCTTCTATCCCAGGCTTCTTCCTTTG CATGACTTGGATCCCAATGGGACAGACATGCCAGCAGCTGTCAGGTGTTCATCCGAGAGACTGCAGGATGACGGCGCCTACTTACTCG AAAATGGAGTTTCCATGTTTATTTGGTTGGGCCATAATGTAGATCCGGACTGGATACAGAAGGTGTTTGGTGTCCAGAGTGCCGCCCAGATAGATATTGATAAG TGTCGCCTGCTGGAACTGGAAAATGAGATCTCCCACAGGGTGAGGCAAGTTGTTAATGTGGTCCGCTCACAGAGAAACAGATACATGAAG TTAACAATTGTGAGACAGCGTGACGAGTTGGAACGTTGGTTTAATCACTTCCTGGTGGAGGACAAGAGTTTGAACGGCAGTGCCTCCTATGTCGACTTCCTCTGTCATATACACAAGGAGATACGCAACCTGCTGAACTAA